From a region of the uncultured Desulfatiglans sp. genome:
- a CDS encoding hypothetical protein (Evidence 5 : Unknown function) has translation MPIMEQPTYQELIERVRELEKELADLHHTQDELRRTEKRYRTFLEFVPYAVALLTLDGRVTFVNSAFTEIFGWTPDELIGQRIPYIPQGLVGETQEYLGRLMLVGRICCREGAVFFTNA, from the coding sequence ATGCCGATCATGGAGCAGCCGACGTATCAAGAATTGATCGAGCGAGTCCGGGAGCTCGAGAAGGAGCTGGCGGACCTGCACCACACGCAGGATGAGCTGCGCCGCACGGAAAAGCGGTACAGGACCTTCTTGGAGTTTGTTCCTTATGCGGTGGCGCTCCTTACACTGGATGGCCGGGTGACCTTCGTCAATTCGGCTTTCACCGAGATCTTCGGTTGGACGCCGGATGAGTTGATCGGGCAAAGAATTCCCTATATCCCACAGGGTCTGGTGGGCGAGACGCAGGAATATCTCGGGCGGCTCATGTTGGTTGGCAGAATATGCTGTCGGGAAGGGGCCGTATTTTTCACAAACGCTTGA